A stretch of DNA from Micromonospora sp. NBC_01813:
GATCCAGCGGGTCGTGGGCCGCCGCGGCAAGGGGATGGACTGAGATGCCGGCGGGTGATGGTCCAGCCGTCGACAGTCCGGTGGGCGATCAGCCCGCTGTGTCGTTGCCGGTCTCCCCGTGGCGGTCCGGTTGGGCGGTCGCGCTCGGTGTCGTCCTGGCCCTGGTCTTCGGCGGCACCGTCTGGGCGGCGATCGCCCGGGACACCCCACCGGCCGCCCAGTTGATCATCGTGCATCCCTCGGCGTCGCTGGCCGGGCCACCGGCCGGCATCGAGACAGAGCAGGGGCTGGGCGCGGATCCGTCGGCGAGCCCGGCTCCGACGGAGCCCACGCCCACGCCGACTGCCAGCCCGACGCCCACCGCGACGACACCCGCCCCGGCTCCGACGCCGTCGTCGCCGGCCACGACGAGCCCGCCGACCCGTACCCCGGGTGTTCCGACCACGCCGCCCGCACCGCCGTCGGCGGAGATCACCGCCCGGTACGTGCTGAGCAGCACCTGGGACCGTGGTTTCGTGGCAAACGTCGACGTTTCCCATGTTTCCGGGCGTGTCCGGACATTCGATGTACGGCTCACGTTCCCCGACAACGTGGTGATCACCGTCACCGGTTTCTGGAACGCCACGCCGTCGGTGACCGGATCCAGCCTCACCTTCTCCGGCGGCCCGCTCGACCCGCAGGGCACCATCAGCTTCGGGTTCCAGGCGGAGAAGAACCGCCCATCGCAGGTCAACCCGACCAGCTGCACGGTCAACGGGCGGCCCTGCGTCGGCTTCTGACCGGCGGCTGGGACGGGAGGGGACCGGGCCGCCGCGGAACCGGGATGAAGTCGGTGCGCCGAGGCGTTAGGATTGGCAGGACCGCGACCACACCGGCCGTGGCCACACCAGGGGGTGACTGGTTTCGACTTCGTACGTTGCGGCAGGGGAAGCGAGCCGAGGAAGCCGACGTC
This window harbors:
- a CDS encoding cellulose binding domain-containing protein, with protein sequence MGDQPAVSLPVSPWRSGWAVALGVVLALVFGGTVWAAIARDTPPAAQLIIVHPSASLAGPPAGIETEQGLGADPSASPAPTEPTPTPTASPTPTATTPAPAPTPSSPATTSPPTRTPGVPTTPPAPPSAEITARYVLSSTWDRGFVANVDVSHVSGRVRTFDVRLTFPDNVVITVTGFWNATPSVTGSSLTFSGGPLDPQGTISFGFQAEKNRPSQVNPTSCTVNGRPCVGF